In Amycolatopsis solani, a single window of DNA contains:
- a CDS encoding Gfo/Idh/MocA family protein yields MSPGRETIGIGMVGHAFMGAVHSHAWRSVHRFFDPPLVPRLAVLGGRDEARATAAAEKFGWDAVETDWRKLVARDDVGLVDVCTPGDSHAEIAIAALEAGKHVLCEKPLANTVAEAEAMAEAARRARERGVRAMVAFNYRRVPALAHARKLVASGALGEIRHVRSVYLQDWLSDPEAPMTWRLRKESAGSGALGDLGAHIVDAAQFVTGDLITGVSALTNTFVKQRPAENGGTDDVTVDDTALFLARLAGGAVATFEATRFALGRKNAMRLEVNGSKASLAFDFESMNELQWYEGSGTEAGFRRILVTEPQHPYVGAWWPPGHLLGYEHTFTHEVADFLDAIGAGTDPAPSFDDGLRVQRVLDAVEKSAAAEAKWTAVEEEK; encoded by the coding sequence ATGAGCCCGGGACGGGAAACCATCGGGATCGGCATGGTCGGGCACGCGTTCATGGGGGCGGTGCACTCGCACGCCTGGCGCAGCGTGCACCGGTTCTTCGACCCGCCGCTGGTGCCGAGGCTCGCGGTGCTCGGCGGCCGCGACGAAGCCCGGGCCACGGCGGCCGCGGAGAAGTTCGGCTGGGACGCGGTCGAGACCGACTGGCGGAAGCTCGTCGCCCGGGACGACGTCGGCCTGGTCGACGTCTGCACGCCGGGGGACAGCCACGCGGAGATCGCGATCGCCGCGCTCGAGGCCGGCAAGCACGTGCTGTGCGAGAAACCGCTGGCCAACACGGTCGCGGAGGCCGAGGCGATGGCCGAGGCGGCGCGGCGGGCCCGTGAACGCGGGGTGCGGGCCATGGTCGCGTTCAACTACCGCCGGGTGCCCGCGCTCGCGCACGCCAGGAAACTGGTGGCGAGCGGGGCACTCGGGGAGATCCGGCACGTCCGGTCGGTGTACCTGCAGGACTGGCTGTCCGATCCGGAAGCACCGATGACCTGGCGGCTCCGCAAGGAGTCCGCCGGGTCGGGGGCGCTGGGCGACCTGGGCGCGCACATCGTCGACGCCGCCCAGTTCGTCACCGGCGACCTGATCACCGGCGTCTCGGCGCTGACGAACACCTTCGTCAAGCAGCGCCCGGCCGAGAACGGCGGCACCGACGACGTGACGGTCGACGACACCGCGTTGTTCCTGGCCCGGCTGGCCGGGGGAGCGGTGGCGACCTTCGAGGCGACCCGCTTCGCGCTCGGCCGCAAGAACGCGATGCGGCTGGAGGTCAACGGGTCGAAGGCGAGCCTGGCGTTCGACTTCGAGTCGATGAACGAGCTGCAGTGGTACGAGGGCAGCGGCACCGAAGCCGGCTTCCGCCGCATCCTCGTCACCGAGCCGCAGCACCCGTACGTCGGCGCCTGGTGGCCGCCGGGGCACCTGCTCGGCTACGAGCACACGTTCACCCACGAGGTCGCCGACTTCCTGGACGCCATCGGCGCGGGCACCGATCCCGCGCCGAGCTTCGACGACGGCCTGCGGGTCCAGCGGGTGCTCGACGCCGTGGAGAAGAGCGCGGCCGCCGAAGCGAAGTGGACCGCGGTGGAGGAGGAAAAGTGA
- a CDS encoding sugar phosphate isomerase/epimerase family protein gives MSRPVTLFTGQWADLPFTEVCKLAADWGYDGLEIACSGDHFEVDRALAEEDYVPGRLRLLAEHGLKVWAISNHLVGQAVCDDPIDARHRAILPSRIWGDGEPEGVRQRAAAEMADTARAAAKLGVDTVIGFTGSKIWKYVAMFPPVTRDDIDDGYADFARRWHPILDVFDEAGVRFAHEVHPSEIAYDYWTTKRALEAVDHRPAFGLNWDPSHFVWQDLDPVGFILDFADRIYHVDCKDTRKRFDGRNGRLGSHLAWADPRRGWDFVSVGHGDVPWEDCFRALNSIGYAGPISVEWEDAGMDRLRGAAEAVKYLREHLFDQPSAAFDAAFSNQR, from the coding sequence GTGAGCCGTCCCGTCACGTTGTTCACCGGCCAGTGGGCCGACCTGCCGTTCACGGAGGTCTGCAAGCTGGCCGCCGACTGGGGGTACGACGGCCTGGAAATCGCCTGCTCGGGCGACCACTTCGAGGTGGACCGCGCCCTGGCCGAAGAAGACTACGTGCCGGGGCGGCTGCGGCTGCTCGCCGAGCACGGGCTCAAGGTGTGGGCGATCTCGAACCACCTCGTCGGCCAGGCCGTCTGCGACGACCCGATCGACGCCCGCCACCGCGCGATCCTGCCGTCGCGCATCTGGGGCGACGGCGAACCCGAGGGCGTCCGGCAGCGGGCGGCCGCCGAAATGGCCGACACCGCGCGAGCCGCGGCCAAGCTCGGCGTGGACACGGTAATCGGTTTCACGGGGTCGAAGATCTGGAAGTACGTCGCGATGTTTCCCCCGGTCACGCGCGATGACATCGATGACGGTTACGCGGACTTCGCCCGGCGGTGGCACCCGATCCTCGACGTCTTCGACGAGGCCGGCGTCCGGTTCGCGCACGAGGTCCACCCGTCGGAGATCGCCTACGACTACTGGACGACCAAGCGCGCGCTCGAGGCTGTGGACCACCGGCCCGCGTTCGGGCTGAACTGGGACCCGTCGCACTTCGTCTGGCAGGACCTCGACCCGGTCGGGTTCATCCTCGACTTCGCCGACCGGATCTACCACGTCGACTGCAAGGACACCCGCAAGCGCTTCGACGGCCGCAACGGACGGCTCGGCTCGCACCTGGCCTGGGCGGACCCGCGGCGGGGCTGGGACTTCGTGTCCGTCGGCCACGGCGACGTCCCGTGGGAGGACTGCTTCCGGGCGCTCAACTCGATCGGCTACGCCGGCCCCATCTCGGTGGAGTGGGAAGACGCCGGGATGGACCGCCTCCGCGGCGCGGCGGAGGCGGTGAAGTACCTGCGCGAGCACCTGTTCGACCAGCCGTCGGCGGCTTTCGACGCGGCTTTCAGCAACCAGAGATGA
- a CDS encoding TIM barrel protein, protein MCGPEAEQHSRRTFLNVATAALTVGAAAIALPGTADASPARRRVPLDRISIQLYSLRSLLQNDPEGTLSALADIGYRKVELAGTYGRSATEFRAILDRNHLEASSTHVGIDGDLNQTIADAKILGNSSAVVPYANFGTIAEWEAFAGRMNTAAVAFKKAGLALGYHNHDHEFAPIGGVVPYDVLTAKTDKRLVHLEIDLFWAVNGGADPVELFRRNYPRVKQYHVKDRTADGQMVDPGAGVINFPRIFAASCHTIGEYIVEHDQPADPLNTAKAGFEYLRTVRF, encoded by the coding sequence ATGTGCGGTCCTGAAGCTGAGCAGCACTCCCGACGAACGTTCCTGAACGTGGCGACGGCGGCCCTCACGGTGGGGGCGGCGGCCATCGCACTACCTGGCACCGCGGACGCCTCCCCGGCCCGCCGGCGCGTCCCGCTCGACCGGATCAGCATCCAGCTCTACTCACTGCGGTCGCTGCTGCAGAACGACCCGGAAGGCACGCTCTCCGCGCTGGCCGACATCGGCTACCGGAAGGTCGAGCTGGCCGGGACGTACGGCCGCAGCGCCACCGAGTTCCGCGCCATCCTCGACCGCAACCACCTCGAGGCGTCCTCGACGCACGTCGGGATCGACGGCGACCTGAACCAGACCATCGCCGACGCCAAGATCCTCGGCAACTCCTCCGCCGTGGTGCCGTACGCGAACTTCGGCACCATCGCGGAATGGGAAGCCTTCGCCGGCCGCATGAACACCGCCGCGGTCGCCTTCAAGAAGGCCGGGCTCGCGCTCGGGTACCACAACCACGACCACGAGTTCGCCCCGATCGGCGGGGTGGTGCCGTACGACGTGCTCACCGCGAAGACGGACAAGCGGCTCGTGCACCTGGAGATCGACCTGTTCTGGGCGGTGAACGGCGGCGCGGACCCGGTCGAGCTGTTCCGGCGCAACTACCCGCGTGTCAAGCAATACCACGTGAAGGACCGGACCGCGGACGGGCAGATGGTCGACCCCGGCGCCGGCGTCATCAACTTCCCGCGCATCTTCGCCGCGTCCTGCCACACCATCGGCGAGTACATCGTCGAGCACGACCAGCCCGCCGACCCGCTGAACACCGCCAAGGCCGGTTTCGAATACCTCCGCACCGTGCGGTTCTGA